The Solanum pennellii chromosome 7, SPENNV200 DNA segment ttaaaaaataaactttacaaTAAGTGAACTCGAATTTAATCGACTGATATATGAACAATAAATTCCAATTTTACCCCTAAGGGCGGTGGCAATGTTGTCATAGGTGTCCATATTTTtctgttttgtttttttgtttctatataaaaaaaaaagtctattTGCCAGCTTTATTTGCAGATAATAATCAGTCCAACCTGAATattgacttatttttttaaaaaaaaattaattatcatataaattatagtTTTAAATTCCTTGAGGAAGGTTCTATGAAACTATGAGGACTGAACttaatattttaacataattattaacTCTTATGAGAGTAACTGTAAACGTATATCTCAatcgaaaaattaaaataatcaattgttAATGAATGAAGTAATAATATTGATAGCAAACAAAAGATAAGATTGTCAAATATCTTCGTCTTCAAGAGTTAAAATTTTCGCAATGaagtacataattttttttaatatcaagctttacaataatatatataatgatttttttaataaattcgTCTGAATCGGTAGAAAGATATTTAACTATCGCTTTGCTCAAGGTTAAAGATATTTATATTGCTTTAGATATAATTTCTAGATAAATTTTGAATGTgtattaacataaattaattaatttcaaaatgaattttaaaaacgaataaaaatatatagatgTAAGCCGACCAATAGGGCTAACTCAATTAGATAATCAttgtaaattttcatacttaatttaaaaataattattttattttattaagaagaaaaggaTTAAGATGCCAACATTTGGTGGTTGGAATgagatttaataaaattataaaatgaagaaagcTTATAGAATAAAGTTCAATGTGAACTTAATGACGTGATTGCTTTAAAGTAAAGTCTTCTTTTGACCTAACTAAACACATCTTGTCtcttattataataaaaataataataatgataaatgataaaaagaaaaaaagaaaaaaaaactaatttagtgCATATGTCACTTCACATGTTATTAaaaactttcattttatttgtttattcgatatttgatattattctcTACTcattaaaaaactataattcATATAATCGTCAGATCACTactatacatttttattatacGCCGCCTCATAGCTCACTCgaaaaatgtttttataaaaCATTTGGTGAATATGGTGAATATTAACTATATTTGACTaagaaaaattttgaattcattaaatCAAGAAGAGCTAAGTTGtgaataaataataatcaatgaaataGGTGTAGCACAATAAATAGATATAAATTctgactttatatatatatatatatatatatatatatttatatatatatatccagtACTATATGAGCTGTGATGTGTACTTTACTTTTACTACTACACTAGttttttctttatcaaattaataagaaaaaatttcaaacttatgGTAtagattatataattttttatatatatatatttaaattgtataaaaaatgtGTTAATTTGAATTTCTAACAGTAAAGCATGATACCTAATTTGAGACagaagaatttgaaaatttaggAGTGTTTCCTCAGAattgtacattttttttctttctaaatggctttatttctattgttttattattataaaattctaaaatctAATTTTGAATTGGCATACatgtttgaaataatatttcaaattcatgtatcaactCTGTATTCATAAGTTCTAAAAAAAAGTGTCGTCTTCTATCGTCACAGAAAGTTAAACACAACTTTCATCTTAACTCTAACTTcgtaaaatttcaaataaagagataaatatttaaaatctatggtcaaACGTCTAActtagttttagaaaatttattgataataatatAGTGTGCGTACCAAATTAATGGTTCAAAAAGTGACTATTTGCCAATTTCTAATCATTTTGTTATTGGGCCATGGCCCATTTATTAACAAGAAAGGCTTTGTAGAAGTCTAATCTTTGGGCCTTGTTCTTTTTCACAATTAGCATGCCTTTGGTTAGAGTTATTAATATACGATTATTTTATCATGCGTTTGGTTAGAGTTATTAAGTAATTATTGGATTATTTATCCCATCATTTATACCATAGTAATATGAAAAGTTATCTCATATACATGGTGGATAACTTATTCTGATATAACTTATTCCGAGTTAATTATTTCCTAAATAACTTGTTTCCAACCAAATGATCCCCGACTGTTTTATAAGCGAAGACTACTAATTCACTTTAAGATTTGACAAGTACCTTGTTAaactcaacacttagcttttCTCCCTCCAATCATAGCTAACACTATCACTAAAATTTGTATCAAAGAAACTACATGTGACATTATATATTGtatacaataataacatattcagaTCTTATATCCGTCTTGGCGAAGATAGAGTTGTTTTCGATGAgatgatatataattatatatgtacgtagaaaataaaactttaacATAAGGTGAAGAATGCATAAAACACAAAGCAGACATAATTCCTTCCATTTAAACcttaaaacacaaatcacaatGATCAAACTAGTAGTACAAAGTTACCTTACATTAAGACTTCACCATAATATttattacttaatatttttttgaggtagtgaattttttttcactaGTGAAATATGACATGCATGCATGGATTTAGTTGCCACCATTTCCTCCACCATACCCACTACCCTGTCCACCTCCATATCCACTACCACTGGACCCACCTCGGTTTCCAGATCCAGAACCAGCTCTTGATCCAGCGTATGACCCTGCAGATGAGCCCGCCTCagaaccaccaccaccacctcctCCTGAGGAAGATGAACTAGAACTAGAACTCGagcttgaacttgaacttgatcCTGATCCTGAGCCAGCTCCTGCACCAGCACCTGAACCACTTCCaccacctaaccctaaccctatcccaaCACCAAGACCAATTCCACCCAAATTCAACCCTAAATCCATCCTTGCAACTCTACTTTCAGAGAACACAATAAAGCTTGAAAAAACAAGCAaaacaagaagagaaaaagcCTTCACCTTAGCCATACTTGAAAAAATATAGGACTAAAATAGCAAAGCTAATGTTGTGTACTATTTTTAGCTACTTGTGTTATGATGTTTTTGTTGAGTA contains these protein-coding regions:
- the LOC107026027 gene encoding glycine-rich cell wall structural protein 2-like, whose protein sequence is MAKVKAFSLLVLLVFSSFIVFSESRVARMDLGLNLGGIGLGVGIGLGLGGGSGSGAGAGAGSGSGSSSSSSSSSSSSSSSSGGGGGGGSEAGSSAGSYAGSRAGSGSGNRGGSSGSGYGGGQGSGYGGGNGGN